From the Chloroflexus aurantiacus J-10-fl genome, one window contains:
- a CDS encoding ABC transporter permease has product MATSTTAVPLEEAAPRRSEGQWAIVFRRFRRHRLAMFCVGLLTVLLLLSALAPLIAPYPRDEPNLGGRFLTPMGVDADGGVHVLGTDHLGRDYATRLLYASRVSLGTAFLATAVASTIGILLGMLAGYFGGWVDTLISRFLEIVATFPTLLLLLILASILVQNINAIPIPDWLASFLAFMFAVSEREARIIIAVIMVLAFFGWTGTARLMRGMVLSVRENVYIESARALGASNARILFRHVFPNALPPMIVDFTLGVNGTLVAESALSFLGFGIQDPTPTWGNMLGYAQSYMFQYPWMPLIPALPILIASIAINYIGDGLRDALDPRQRG; this is encoded by the coding sequence ATGGCCACCAGCACGACTGCCGTGCCGCTTGAAGAGGCCGCACCCCGACGGTCGGAGGGGCAATGGGCGATTGTCTTTCGCCGTTTCCGCCGTCACCGTCTGGCGATGTTTTGTGTCGGCCTCCTGACAGTGTTACTTCTGTTGTCGGCGCTAGCGCCGTTAATTGCTCCCTATCCACGCGATGAGCCTAATCTGGGTGGTCGTTTCTTGACACCAATGGGTGTTGATGCTGATGGCGGTGTCCACGTTCTTGGCACTGACCACCTGGGCCGCGACTATGCCACTCGTCTGCTCTACGCATCACGGGTGTCGCTCGGTACGGCCTTCCTGGCTACCGCTGTTGCCTCGACTATCGGTATTTTGTTGGGGATGCTGGCCGGTTATTTCGGTGGCTGGGTTGATACGCTCATCAGCCGTTTTCTCGAAATTGTGGCAACATTCCCTACGCTGCTGCTCCTGCTTATTCTGGCCTCAATTCTGGTGCAGAATATCAATGCTATTCCAATCCCTGACTGGCTGGCATCATTTCTGGCCTTTATGTTTGCCGTCTCAGAACGGGAAGCCCGCATTATCATTGCCGTGATTATGGTGCTGGCCTTTTTTGGGTGGACGGGAACAGCCCGTTTGATGCGCGGTATGGTGCTCTCGGTACGTGAGAACGTCTATATCGAGTCGGCGCGTGCTCTGGGCGCCAGTAATGCGCGTATCCTGTTTCGCCACGTCTTCCCCAATGCCCTGCCACCGATGATCGTGGACTTTACCCTCGGTGTTAACGGTACGCTGGTGGCAGAGTCAGCGCTCAGTTTTCTGGGCTTTGGCATTCAAGACCCGACGCCAACATGGGGCAATATGCTGGGCTATGCCCAGAGCTATATGTTTCAATATCCGTGGATGCCGCTGATTCCGGCACTCCCAATTCTGATTGCTTCGATTGCAATCAACTATATTGGTGATGGGTTGCGTGATGCGCTCGATCCGCGTCAACGCGGCTAG
- a CDS encoding helicase C-terminal domain-containing protein: MNNRIYVAIDVETTGLQSGLDEIIEVAAVTFRGHEILDRFEQLVRPRQAVPLKITRLTGIDPAALAQAPRFNEIGADLARFIGNRPIVGHSIGFDLTMLRAQGMQFNQPVYDTFELATLLLPQVSSYKLSALAAHLGIPHPDAHRALNDAEVTARLFAMLSERMLQLDLATLSEMVRLMGKIGTPLRDLFEEALRQKARNAFRDPILAQQSTGTISAEPTLFSSAPDTGSPELPPLRPTGDTRPLDLDQIADLFSPEGVFGRAFPGYEPRPPQIEMARAVATAFNHSEPLIVEAGTGTGKSMAYLVPATLYAAQRGERVVISTNTINLQDQLYNKDIPDLQRIFATAGLPTFRAALLKGRSNYLCLKRYHELRRLENLTTEEVRALLKIQLWLPTTTSGDRTELPLVDREQSAWNRVNVSVETCTGARCPHFRECYFFRARRAAESAHLVVVNHALLIADLAAASQVLPPYDHLVIDEAHNLEDVATDQLSFNLDQASLLKFLDDLFQTGGAQVVSGLLSELPAVLSEIGGGGAAGERITAAIERMRPSLIRARTAVYECFNLLTRFVQLDPESGGQYDTRLRLTKGVRQRPEWQEIELAWQNLNDILALIGNELAGIEVQLRELEEAAGGLDDLLLRTEVLRRFATDARVRSGHVIFGDDDSICWLTYDRQRDVLTLTAAPLSVAEILQSQLFAQKQTSILASATLSIAGTFDFVKSRIGLEDCQELMLDSPFDYAQQALVYIPNDIPEPNQRGYQPMIEQAIIDLAIASGGRMLALFTASNALRQTYTAIQEVLEDHGIGVMAQGIDGSRKALVDRLKEFPRSVLLGTNSFWEGVDVVGDALSVLVITKLPFAVPTDPIVAARSELFTDPFNEYSVPQSILRFKQGFGRLIRSREDRGIVVVLDRRLLTKKYGQQFLDSLPPTRVRTGTLASLPGLVARFLQKVNGSSG, encoded by the coding sequence ATGAATAATCGTATTTACGTTGCTATTGATGTCGAGACCACCGGGTTACAGAGTGGCCTCGATGAAATTATTGAAGTCGCTGCCGTAACCTTCCGCGGGCACGAGATTCTCGACCGTTTCGAGCAACTGGTACGTCCCCGGCAGGCAGTACCGCTCAAGATTACCCGTCTGACCGGGATCGATCCGGCGGCGCTGGCACAGGCTCCCCGTTTTAATGAGATCGGTGCTGATCTGGCCCGCTTTATCGGGAACCGGCCAATTGTCGGGCACTCGATAGGCTTCGATCTGACGATGTTGCGTGCCCAGGGGATGCAGTTTAATCAGCCCGTCTACGATACTTTTGAACTGGCTACGCTCCTTTTGCCCCAGGTCAGCAGCTACAAACTCTCGGCACTGGCTGCTCACCTTGGTATTCCCCATCCTGATGCCCATCGTGCGCTCAATGATGCGGAAGTGACGGCACGACTGTTTGCGATGCTGAGCGAGCGGATGCTGCAACTTGACCTGGCGACGTTGAGCGAAATGGTTCGCTTGATGGGCAAAATCGGCACACCGCTACGCGATCTGTTTGAAGAGGCGCTGCGGCAGAAGGCGCGCAATGCTTTTCGCGATCCAATTCTCGCGCAGCAGTCAACTGGTACAATCAGCGCCGAGCCAACACTGTTCTCGTCTGCACCTGATACTGGTAGTCCTGAGTTACCCCCTCTACGCCCTACCGGCGATACCCGGCCTCTTGATCTTGACCAGATTGCTGATCTTTTCAGCCCGGAAGGCGTGTTTGGCCGAGCGTTTCCCGGCTACGAACCACGTCCGCCGCAGATCGAGATGGCCCGTGCAGTTGCCACGGCCTTCAATCACAGTGAGCCGTTAATTGTCGAAGCCGGCACCGGTACCGGCAAGAGTATGGCCTATCTGGTACCGGCCACGCTGTATGCAGCACAACGCGGCGAGCGGGTGGTGATTTCGACCAATACCATCAATCTGCAAGATCAGCTCTACAATAAGGATATTCCCGATTTACAGCGTATCTTTGCCACAGCCGGCCTGCCTACGTTTCGCGCCGCACTTTTGAAAGGTCGCAGCAATTATCTCTGTCTTAAACGCTACCACGAGCTACGTCGGCTTGAGAACCTGACCACCGAGGAAGTGCGGGCGTTGTTGAAGATTCAACTCTGGTTGCCAACCACAACTAGCGGCGACCGTACCGAACTGCCGCTGGTTGATCGCGAGCAATCGGCCTGGAATCGAGTGAATGTCTCGGTTGAGACCTGCACAGGTGCGCGCTGTCCACATTTCCGCGAATGCTACTTCTTCCGCGCCCGTCGTGCAGCCGAGTCGGCACATCTGGTCGTGGTCAATCATGCCTTGCTGATCGCTGATCTGGCTGCGGCGTCCCAGGTCTTACCACCCTACGATCATCTTGTCATTGATGAAGCGCACAACCTCGAAGACGTTGCAACCGATCAGCTCAGCTTCAATCTCGACCAGGCCAGCTTACTCAAGTTTCTCGATGATCTGTTCCAGACCGGTGGTGCGCAGGTCGTGAGTGGTCTGCTCAGTGAATTGCCGGCAGTGCTCAGCGAGATTGGTGGTGGTGGTGCCGCCGGTGAACGAATTACGGCTGCGATTGAGCGGATGCGTCCGTCTTTGATTCGGGCCCGCACGGCAGTGTATGAGTGCTTCAATCTACTCACCCGCTTTGTACAGCTCGATCCCGAATCTGGAGGTCAGTATGATACCCGCCTGCGTCTGACCAAAGGAGTACGCCAGCGTCCAGAATGGCAGGAGATTGAACTGGCCTGGCAGAACTTGAATGATATTCTGGCCTTAATCGGCAATGAATTAGCAGGTATCGAAGTGCAGCTCCGTGAGCTGGAAGAAGCGGCGGGTGGTCTTGACGATTTGTTGTTGCGGACAGAGGTGTTGCGTCGTTTCGCAACCGATGCGCGGGTGCGTAGCGGACATGTGATCTTTGGTGATGATGACAGTATTTGCTGGCTGACCTATGATCGCCAGCGGGATGTGCTAACCCTTACCGCAGCACCGCTTAGTGTTGCCGAGATTTTGCAGAGCCAGCTCTTTGCACAAAAACAGACCAGTATCCTCGCGTCGGCGACATTGAGCATTGCCGGCACCTTCGATTTTGTGAAGAGTCGGATCGGGCTGGAAGATTGTCAGGAACTCATGCTCGATTCGCCGTTTGACTACGCCCAGCAGGCATTGGTCTACATCCCCAACGACATTCCCGAACCGAATCAGCGTGGCTATCAGCCAATGATCGAGCAGGCAATCATCGATCTGGCAATTGCGTCGGGTGGACGCATGCTCGCGCTCTTCACCGCCTCAAATGCCTTACGTCAGACCTATACAGCCATTCAAGAAGTTCTGGAAGATCACGGTATTGGCGTCATGGCACAGGGTATTGATGGTTCGCGCAAAGCACTGGTTGATCGCCTGAAAGAATTTCCGCGTTCGGTGTTGCTCGGCACCAACAGCTTCTGGGAAGGGGTTGATGTCGTCGGTGATGCTCTGTCGGTATTGGTCATTACCAAATTGCCGTTTGCGGTACCGACCGATCCGATTGTAGCCGCACGGAGCGAACTGTTTACCGACCCGTTCAACGAATACAGCGTCCCGCAGAGCATTCTACGCTTCAAACAAGGGTTTGGGCGCCTGATCCGTTCACGTGAGGATAGAGGCATTGTTGTCGTGCTTGATCGCCGGTTACTGACCAAAAAATACGGCCAGCAATTCCTCGACTCACTGCCACCTACGCGAGTACGTACCGGCACCCTGGCGAGTCTCCCCGGCCTGGTTGCACGTTTTTTGCAGAAAGTCAATGGCTCGTCGGGATAG
- a CDS encoding ABC transporter permease, producing MAGYLARRFLQMFLVALVAAICAYGMLYLVPEPIDQLLAERQNAGQNRISEDDIRRVRERFELDIYLPFRFTRWLIGWPAGPLPGGLGADWQVGCAVPGQVRLRYPDGRVEVVEEGCEVPVTMADLEGRKVSRGIVFGDFGISQVMLRGRPVTDLIMTRLPYTLYLMGASILLSILIAVPIGVYSAVRQYSRFDYIMTTLAFIGASLPSFVFGIFAILLFSVLAKNAGLPYLPPGDAVGVRDYTVPLLGTVEAGSFLDRFLRFLMPCGVLTFINIAGWSRFVRGSMLEVLSLDYVRTARAKGVAERVVILKHALRNSLIPFVTLLAGILVALFSGALITETVFNWPGIGRLFIDALGRNDYNVVMALLIINVVLLLIGILITDILYTVVDPRIRLT from the coding sequence ATGGCAGGTTATCTTGCCCGCCGTTTTTTACAAATGTTTTTAGTGGCATTAGTAGCTGCAATCTGCGCCTACGGCATGCTGTACCTGGTGCCTGAGCCGATTGATCAGTTGCTGGCTGAACGCCAGAATGCCGGTCAAAATCGTATTTCAGAAGATGATATTCGCCGTGTGCGCGAGCGTTTTGAATTAGATATCTATTTGCCATTTCGCTTCACACGCTGGTTAATCGGCTGGCCGGCTGGGCCATTGCCCGGTGGCCTGGGCGCCGATTGGCAGGTGGGTTGTGCTGTGCCAGGGCAGGTGCGTCTGCGCTATCCCGATGGCCGGGTAGAGGTAGTTGAAGAAGGGTGTGAAGTACCGGTGACGATGGCCGATCTCGAAGGTCGCAAGGTGAGTCGGGGCATTGTCTTCGGTGATTTTGGTATTTCGCAGGTGATGTTGCGGGGTCGTCCGGTAACTGACCTGATCATGACCCGTCTTCCCTACACCCTCTACCTGATGGGGGCATCAATTCTGCTCTCAATATTGATCGCTGTTCCTATTGGTGTCTACTCGGCGGTACGTCAGTATTCTCGATTTGACTACATCATGACGACGCTTGCCTTTATCGGTGCTTCACTGCCGAGTTTTGTGTTCGGTATCTTTGCGATTTTGCTCTTCTCGGTGCTGGCAAAGAATGCCGGCTTGCCCTATCTGCCACCCGGTGATGCGGTTGGTGTGCGCGATTATACGGTGCCACTGCTTGGTACGGTGGAAGCCGGTTCTTTCCTGGATCGATTTTTGCGCTTCCTGATGCCGTGTGGTGTGCTGACCTTTATCAATATCGCCGGCTGGAGCCGTTTTGTACGCGGTAGTATGTTAGAGGTGCTGAGCCTCGACTATGTGCGTACCGCACGTGCCAAAGGAGTTGCTGAGCGGGTTGTGATTTTGAAGCACGCGCTGCGTAATTCATTGATTCCGTTTGTGACCCTGCTGGCCGGTATTCTGGTTGCACTCTTCAGTGGTGCTCTGATTACCGAAACCGTGTTTAACTGGCCGGGTATTGGTCGTCTGTTTATTGATGCCCTCGGTCGCAATGACTATAATGTGGTAATGGCACTGCTCATCATTAATGTTGTGCTGTTGCTGATCGGTATTCTGATCACGGATATTCTATACACGGTTGTTGATCCGCGTATTCGACTGACATAA
- a CDS encoding alpha/beta fold hydrolase, which produces MSIIVIDNQRVHYEVFGRGKPVVFLHGWLGSWRYWYTSMEIVAQHFRTYSFDFWGFGESRTNEMPTIQGYSNQVIRFLDAMGIDRAALVGHSMGGMVALKTALDHPGRVVRVATVGAPINGNSLSWMLKLVDRPFFAEFFARRPWLRRSLFRFFFGDSLDPEVDEVFEDSTKSTADTIRSAIHSMWRTDLTPLLDRLQVPALVVHGARDEIVNPNQLQLFVHVPMAQVVRMERSRHFPFVDEAEQFHNILLDFLKQPDPMAPTRKAATTPKPDPVPPRPEPPTLSINGNDHLPSGHDTPHPQSLPSPSRSIFPPGS; this is translated from the coding sequence ATGAGCATCATCGTTATCGACAACCAACGGGTTCACTACGAAGTGTTTGGTCGCGGCAAGCCGGTCGTCTTCCTCCACGGCTGGTTAGGAAGCTGGCGCTACTGGTATACCTCGATGGAGATCGTTGCCCAGCACTTCCGCACCTACTCCTTCGATTTTTGGGGGTTTGGTGAGTCGCGCACGAACGAAATGCCCACGATCCAGGGCTATTCCAACCAGGTTATCCGCTTTCTCGACGCCATGGGGATTGACCGGGCAGCGCTGGTTGGGCATTCAATGGGTGGCATGGTTGCGTTGAAAACGGCACTCGACCATCCTGGACGGGTAGTACGAGTCGCTACGGTAGGTGCACCCATTAATGGCAACTCGCTCTCGTGGATGCTAAAACTCGTGGATCGTCCCTTCTTCGCCGAATTTTTCGCCCGCCGGCCCTGGCTGCGTCGATCACTGTTCCGGTTTTTCTTCGGCGACTCTCTCGATCCCGAAGTTGACGAAGTATTTGAAGATAGCACCAAATCAACTGCCGACACGATTCGGTCGGCGATCCACTCGATGTGGCGAACCGATCTCACCCCTCTGCTGGATCGGTTGCAGGTTCCGGCGCTGGTTGTCCACGGTGCTCGCGATGAGATTGTAAATCCCAACCAGCTTCAGCTCTTCGTCCATGTCCCGATGGCGCAGGTCGTTCGGATGGAACGGAGCCGTCATTTTCCGTTTGTTGATGAAGCGGAGCAGTTTCACAACATTCTGCTCGACTTTCTCAAGCAACCCGATCCGATGGCGCCAACCCGCAAAGCAGCAACGACACCGAAACCCGATCCGGTACCACCACGACCCGAACCACCGACACTGTCGATTAACGGGAATGATCATCTGCCGTCGGGACACGACACCCCCCACCCACAATCACTACCTTCGCCGTCACGTTCGATATTTCCACCGGGAAGCTGA
- a CDS encoding ABC transporter substrate-binding protein yields the protein MAGFTKRVVAALMAMTMIIPILAACGGGAAQPQVIRETVVVVQTAEPVRETVVETVVVTEEVAAEQYTTPHPILSDVRVRQAIAYCTNRPELIASVYPFLTPEQQQNLLMDTFLPKAHWAAAKENITVYPFDPEKGKALLEEAGWTGEPIRSNANGEPLSLSFTTTNAQFRQTWSAVFIRQMAACGIQIIPTYAPASWWFGSSTGLSRRDFELGAFAWVGQADPGGQTLYACNQIPLPSNNWEGQNYMGWCNERASRAIIAANNTLDRAERIRQYAIVQEEFTKDMVSLPLFNRLEAYAASNRLLNFKPNPTEYYTANADEWELTDGGDTLVLGFTQEPQTMWSLIESAAVQRVAVNLLGVPAATTYDYDYQPVGLDGLSTIESGRATNVDIEVKEGDIVWNTDGEAVPLAPGVEIVNAAGETITYQGGTVTMKQLTVTDKWISGITWEDGEPLKKADFELAYKINCDPESGVVSLTYCNSIAKIDFTSDTEYTVTFHPGVQWPTYFAGAGLGAYPSHQVLSDGRRLADVPAAEWQTLPEIIERPLSNGPYVLKEWVKGQSMTFEANPNYYKGEVKIKNVIIKFIADTNQAVAQLLTGEVDVLGSETLGAGAEVQTVIEAGNRGEIQAFVVASPTWEHIDMNLFTK from the coding sequence ATGGCTGGTTTTACCAAGCGAGTCGTTGCCGCTCTGATGGCAATGACGATGATCATTCCGATTCTGGCAGCTTGTGGCGGTGGCGCAGCTCAACCACAGGTGATTCGCGAAACGGTTGTGGTTGTGCAGACGGCTGAGCCGGTACGCGAGACAGTTGTCGAGACCGTTGTCGTGACGGAAGAGGTTGCTGCTGAGCAGTACACCACACCCCACCCCATTCTGAGCGATGTTCGGGTACGCCAGGCAATCGCTTACTGCACCAACCGTCCTGAGCTGATTGCTTCGGTTTATCCGTTCCTGACCCCAGAGCAGCAGCAGAACCTGCTCATGGACACCTTCCTGCCCAAGGCGCACTGGGCGGCAGCAAAGGAGAACATCACCGTTTACCCGTTTGATCCCGAAAAGGGTAAGGCGCTGCTCGAAGAGGCCGGCTGGACAGGTGAGCCAATTCGCAGCAATGCCAACGGCGAGCCACTGTCACTGAGCTTCACTACCACTAATGCTCAGTTCCGCCAGACCTGGTCGGCAGTCTTCATTCGCCAGATGGCGGCATGTGGTATCCAGATTATTCCGACCTACGCCCCGGCTTCCTGGTGGTTCGGTAGCAGCACTGGTCTGAGCCGCCGCGACTTCGAGCTGGGTGCCTTTGCCTGGGTTGGTCAGGCCGATCCGGGTGGCCAGACCCTCTACGCCTGTAATCAGATTCCGCTGCCTTCCAACAACTGGGAAGGTCAGAACTACATGGGCTGGTGTAACGAGCGGGCCAGCCGGGCCATCATTGCGGCGAATAATACGCTCGACCGCGCTGAGCGCATCCGCCAGTATGCCATCGTTCAGGAAGAGTTCACCAAGGATATGGTGAGCCTGCCGCTCTTCAACCGCCTCGAGGCGTATGCGGCCAGCAACCGGCTGCTGAACTTCAAGCCGAATCCCACCGAGTACTACACGGCCAACGCCGATGAGTGGGAGCTGACCGATGGTGGCGATACGCTGGTGCTCGGTTTCACTCAGGAGCCGCAGACCATGTGGAGCCTGATCGAGAGCGCGGCAGTGCAGCGGGTGGCTGTGAATCTGCTCGGTGTTCCGGCGGCCACTACTTATGACTACGACTATCAGCCGGTTGGGCTTGATGGCCTGTCAACCATCGAGAGTGGCCGGGCGACGAATGTCGATATCGAGGTAAAAGAGGGCGACATCGTCTGGAATACCGATGGTGAGGCAGTGCCGCTGGCTCCTGGCGTCGAGATCGTGAACGCTGCTGGTGAGACGATCACCTATCAGGGCGGCACGGTCACGATGAAGCAACTGACCGTCACCGACAAGTGGATCTCAGGTATCACCTGGGAAGACGGCGAGCCGCTCAAGAAGGCTGACTTCGAGCTGGCGTATAAGATCAACTGTGATCCTGAGTCGGGTGTAGTTTCGTTGACCTACTGCAACTCGATTGCCAAGATCGATTTCACCAGTGACACCGAGTACACCGTCACCTTCCACCCCGGTGTGCAGTGGCCGACCTACTTCGCCGGCGCTGGCCTGGGTGCCTATCCGTCGCACCAGGTGCTGAGCGATGGTCGCCGGCTGGCCGATGTTCCGGCGGCTGAGTGGCAGACCCTGCCCGAAATCATCGAGCGCCCGCTGAGCAATGGCCCCTACGTGCTCAAGGAGTGGGTCAAGGGCCAGAGCATGACCTTCGAGGCCAACCCGAACTACTACAAGGGTGAGGTCAAGATTAAGAATGTCATCATCAAGTTCATTGCCGATACCAACCAGGCCGTTGCTCAGTTGTTGACCGGTGAGGTTGACGTGCTGGGCAGCGAGACCCTGGGTGCCGGCGCTGAGGTGCAGACCGTGATCGAGGCCGGTAACCGCGGTGAAATCCAGGCCTTCGTGGTTGCCAGCCCGACCTGGGAGCACATTGATATGAACCTCTTCACCAAGTAA
- a CDS encoding Maf family protein produces the protein MVSATTHPFILASASPRRRELLARLGVSYHRVASQAEEQPLPPPAELLSHLPSLPIPLPIESHPTLVAWRKASDISYQHPDAIVLAADTEVAIDGMVLGKPRDEAHAHEMLRRLVGRAHTVLTGLCLVTPPSVHTSGFLYDGKRVLFDLVASQVHMRPLSDEQIAAYVAQGESLDKAGGYGLQSGGGALITRIEGSYTNVVGLPLPAVARLLRAVGIEPPVDPMKAYDEWLRSQGKEPAPWPTQP, from the coding sequence ATGGTTTCAGCAACTACCCACCCATTTATTCTGGCTTCAGCATCACCACGCCGACGTGAATTACTGGCCCGGCTTGGTGTTTCTTACCACCGTGTGGCCAGTCAGGCTGAAGAGCAGCCGCTGCCCCCACCAGCTGAGTTACTGAGTCATCTACCATCATTGCCCATCCCGTTACCGATAGAATCCCACCCGACGCTGGTTGCCTGGCGCAAGGCCAGTGATATTAGCTACCAACACCCCGATGCCATTGTTCTCGCTGCCGATACCGAGGTAGCTATTGATGGGATGGTCTTGGGAAAGCCGCGCGATGAAGCACACGCGCACGAGATGCTTCGCCGGTTGGTTGGGCGGGCACATACTGTGCTCACCGGGCTTTGTCTCGTGACGCCGCCTTCAGTTCATACCAGCGGTTTTCTCTATGATGGGAAACGAGTCCTCTTCGATCTTGTGGCCAGTCAGGTTCACATGCGACCATTAAGTGACGAGCAGATCGCTGCGTATGTTGCCCAGGGTGAGTCGCTGGATAAAGCCGGTGGCTACGGTTTGCAAAGTGGTGGTGGGGCACTGATTACCAGGATTGAAGGAAGTTACACCAATGTGGTAGGATTACCCTTGCCAGCAGTGGCCCGGCTCTTGCGCGCTGTCGGCATTGAACCACCCGTTGACCCGATGAAAGCATACGACGAATGGCTACGCAGTCAGGGAAAGGAACCGGCACCATGGCCAACCCAACCGTAA
- the prmC gene encoding peptide chain release factor N(5)-glutamine methyltransferase translates to MTIQQAIQHAITQLRTISPTARLDAELLLAHILGWSRAKVVAERDHVLTPEQEMAFNALIERRANREPVAYLIGHREFFGLDLFVDRRVLIPRPETELLVELTLKEAQRFNHTPLIIADIGTGSGAIAIALAMHLPHALIYGVDISPDALAVAAINVTRYRLDDRIRLLEGDLCTPLPAPVDILVSNPPYTILTEIDEGVYRHEPHLALDGGSDGLDCYRRLIAAAPTYLKPNGAILLEIGSTQAASVVHLLRQALPMAETGIERDLAGHDRIVWARNRYVIH, encoded by the coding sequence ATGACGATCCAACAAGCCATTCAGCACGCAATCACCCAATTGCGAACCATCTCGCCGACCGCCCGGCTTGACGCCGAACTCCTGCTTGCTCACATTCTCGGCTGGTCGCGGGCAAAAGTAGTTGCTGAACGGGATCATGTCCTGACGCCAGAGCAAGAGATGGCCTTCAACGCCTTGATCGAACGTCGGGCCAACCGTGAGCCGGTTGCGTACCTCATCGGCCATCGCGAGTTCTTTGGCCTTGATCTGTTCGTTGACCGTCGCGTGCTCATCCCGCGCCCGGAAACCGAGTTGCTGGTCGAACTGACTCTCAAGGAAGCGCAACGCTTCAACCACACCCCACTGATCATTGCCGACATCGGCACCGGTAGCGGTGCTATTGCAATTGCACTGGCTATGCACCTGCCGCACGCCCTGATCTACGGCGTTGACATCAGTCCTGATGCGCTGGCAGTAGCCGCCATCAACGTTACCCGCTATCGACTCGACGACCGGATCAGGCTGCTTGAAGGTGATCTCTGCACGCCACTCCCCGCCCCGGTCGATATTCTGGTCAGCAACCCACCATACACGATCCTGACTGAAATTGACGAGGGCGTCTATCGTCACGAACCACACCTTGCCCTCGATGGCGGCAGCGATGGCCTCGACTGCTACCGACGCCTGATCGCTGCTGCTCCGACCTATCTCAAACCCAACGGGGCGATCTTGCTGGAAATCGGTTCAACCCAGGCTGCATCTGTGGTACACTTACTACGTCAGGCGTTGCCGATGGCAGAAACCGGTATAGAACGTGATCTGGCCGGTCACGACAGGATCGTTTGGGCACGTAATCGATATGTCATCCACTGA
- a CDS encoding response regulator, which produces MANPTVKLLIVDDHPLFRQGVRWALSNEPGIQIVGEAANGEEALRWLAQVDAGSEPNVMLVDLNLPGMSGLELTRQIRRQYTSIAVVMLSMHENDEAAFNALRAGAAAYRSKDIKPAALADILRRVAHGEYVINDVLLEEPRVASRILSQFRNLPEVQMLVGDPSIQVFTPLSEREIEVLERIAAGNSNKEIADALGISTQTVKNHISSILRKLSLNDRTQAVIFALRRGWIETPQQIQPGSGEED; this is translated from the coding sequence ATGGCCAACCCAACCGTAAAGCTGTTGATCGTCGATGACCATCCACTCTTCCGGCAAGGAGTGCGGTGGGCATTATCGAATGAACCGGGCATTCAGATTGTTGGTGAAGCAGCCAATGGTGAAGAGGCATTGCGCTGGTTGGCCCAGGTCGATGCCGGTTCTGAGCCAAATGTGATGCTGGTTGATCTGAATTTGCCGGGAATGAGTGGGTTGGAGTTGACACGCCAGATTCGTCGGCAGTACACGAGTATCGCTGTGGTGATGCTGAGCATGCACGAGAATGATGAGGCAGCCTTTAATGCTTTGCGCGCCGGTGCTGCTGCCTATCGCTCGAAGGATATTAAACCCGCTGCCCTGGCCGATATTCTGCGACGAGTAGCCCACGGCGAGTATGTGATTAACGATGTCTTGCTGGAAGAGCCACGGGTGGCGAGTCGCATTCTGTCGCAATTTCGCAATTTGCCCGAAGTGCAGATGTTGGTCGGTGATCCGTCGATACAGGTCTTCACGCCACTCAGTGAGCGCGAGATCGAAGTGCTTGAACGGATCGCAGCCGGTAACAGCAATAAAGAGATTGCCGATGCCCTGGGGATTAGTACACAAACGGTGAAGAATCATATCTCCTCAATCCTGCGCAAGCTGTCGCTCAATGATCGTACTCAGGCGGTGATTTTTGCACTACGCCGCGGCTGGATCGAGACGCCGCAGCAGATTCAACCCGGTTCCGGCGAGGAAGATTGA